One region of Triticum aestivum cultivar Chinese Spring chromosome 6B, IWGSC CS RefSeq v2.1, whole genome shotgun sequence genomic DNA includes:
- the LOC123133161 gene encoding outer envelope protein 61-like → MMNPEMMRLAEEQVRRMSPDDLARMQRQLASNPDLVKLASESMINMTPHDFKIASQQLNQTSPEEMLSMAEKLATAKPEEFAAMKAQADAHISHAISGAKALKQQGNELHGHGRYAEAAAKYDLAKDSLKNVPSAAAHTLRVQCSLNLMSCYLKSGRFEECLNEGSEVLLGCDDSSNVVVKACYRRGQAYRGLGNLQAAVADLSKAHEISPDDETIAEVLRETQGKLAAERNIPKGFVIEEVVEELPKGVVIEEIVEELPTFQPPSLQNVAENHDEIVVNNQSPSSSIADMQEAVRKSMEDPAMRQMFVSMMENMSPDVMADLSQKFGMKLSKEDAAKAQQAMSSLSPEGLDRMMRWMGRAQRGVEVATKTKNWLLARKGLVIAIVMLILALILLRLGFSVKSMLWCVVN, encoded by the coding sequence ATGATGAACCCGGAGATGATGCGGCTGGCGGAGGAGCAGGTGCGGCGCATGTCCCCGGACGACCTGGCCAGGATGCAGCGGCAGCTCGCGTCCAACCCCGACCTGGTGAAGCTGGCATCCGAGAGCATGATAAACATGACGCCTCACGACTTCAAAATAGCATCTCAGCAGCTGAACCAAACCAGCCCAGAGGAGATGCTTTCCATGGCCGAAAAGCTCGCCACCGCTAAGCCCGAGGAGTTCGCCGCCATGAAGGCCCAAGCTGACGCTCACATCTCACACGCCATATCCGGTGCCAAGGCCCTGAAGCAGCAGGGGAACGAGCTTCACGGCCATGGGCGGTACGCCGAGGCTGCTGCCAAGTACGACCTCGCCAAGGATAGCTTGAAGAACGTGCCGTCGGCAGCCGCGCACACGTTGAGAGTGCAGTGCAGCCTTAATCTCATGTCTTGTTACCTGAAATCGGGCAGGTTCGAGGAGTGCCTAAACGAAGGGTCAGAGGTTCTTCTAGGTTGTGATGATTCGAGCAATGTCGTCGTCAAGGCGTGCTACCGGAGGGGTCAGGCGTACAGAGGACTGGGGAACCTTCAGGCTGCCGTCGCTGACTTGAGTAAAGCCCATGAAATCTCTCCCGATGATGAAACCATTGCTGAGGTACTGAGAGAAACACAGGGAAAACTTGCAGCTGAACGAAACATACCAAAAGGATTTGTTATTGAAGAGGTTGTAGAAGAACTTCCAAAAGGAGTTGTTATTGAAGAGATTGTAGAAGAACTTCCAACCTTCCAGCCTCCGTCTTTGCAAAATGTTGCGGAGAACCACGATGAAATTGTAGTAAACAACCAGTCGCCATCCAGTTCTATAGCTGATATGCAAGAAGCCGTGAGAAAATCCATGGAAGACCCAGCTATGCGGCAGATGTTTGTGTCCATGATGGAGAACATGAGTCCTGATGTGATGGCAGACTTGAGTCAGAAGTTCGGCATGAAGCTCTCCAAGGAGGATGCGGCCAAAGCGCAACAAGCTATGTCTTCATTATCTCCAGAAGGTCTGGACAGAATGATGAGATGGATGGGCAGAGCACAACGAGGAGTAGAAGTAGCAACCAAGACAAAGAACTGGCTCCTAGCCAGAAAGGGCTTGGTCATTGCCATTGTCATGCTTATTTTGGCCTTGATCCTCCTGCGGCTTGGATTCAGTGTCAAATCCATGTTATGGTGTGTAGTCAATTAA